In Fusarium falciforme chromosome 10, complete sequence, a single genomic region encodes these proteins:
- a CDS encoding HTH TFE/IIEalpha-type domain-containing protein: MDLAVTLIKSVMRAFYQTRDILVIDALILHEALRDDDLAYLMAINTKDLHKICGKLREDRFLTVHTRSELREGNPRPSNRTWYYINYRNTIDAIKWRVYTIDKEVQGTTQVASEKKEYFCSFCKAEWTAMEVLDNVGPDGFLCHRCHHTLTFEADRTSTGHEQSTRLNNQFKFISELLPKIDAVHIPECDFDRAFANARPVKRDATHQRAQTVAADAGANRPMAVKGLTNTGPQSIAVNISTSDGPTDAEKAAEQARKEKIAKQNALPSWMSNSTVTGESFSATATPGTTTTIKKEAAANSSLAAAPDTKATTQIDDIFEKLKAEQAAERAREEDEFGSEEEDEDEDEFEDVPPTGNVSSRDTPVTPAIKREATADGDNSDERQAKRVKVEPEPVVKKEEEEDEDSEEEIEFEDV; this comes from the exons ATGGATCTCGCAGTCACTCTCATCAAGTCCGTGATGCGGGCTTTCTACCAAACTCGCGACATACTTGTCATCGATGCGCTTATCCTCCATGAGGC GCTGAGAGATGATGACCTGGCCTACCTGATGGCTATCAATACAAAGGACCTCCACAAGATCTGCGGCAAGCTGCGTGAAGATAGATTCTTGACTGT GCACACGCGATCAGAACTACGAGAAGGAAACCCGAGACCGAGCAATCGAACTTGGTACTATATCAATTATCGAAATACCATTGACGCGATCAAATGGCGCGTCTACACGATCGACAAGGAGGTGCAGGGCACCACGCAAGTGGCcagcgagaagaaggaataCTTTTGCTCATTCTGCAAAGCGGAGTGGACAGCCATGGAGGTCTTGGACAACGTTGGTCCGGATGGCTTCCTGTGCCATCGCTGCCACCATACGCTCACGTTTGAAGCAGACCGAACTTCAACCGGTCATGAGCAGTCGACTCGCCTCAACAACCAGTTCAAGTTCATCAGCGAGCTCCTGCCCAAGATCGACGCAGTCCACATCCCAGAATGCGACTTTGATCGTGCCTTTGCCAACGCTCGCCCGGTGAAGCGAGATGCGACACATCAGCGTGCCCAAACCGTCGCGGCGGACGCCGGCGCAAACCGACCCATGGCGGTCAAGGGCTTGACAAATACTGGGCCTCAGTCTATCGCAGTTAATATCTCGACTTCTGATGGGCCAACAGATGCTGAAAAGGCGGCGGAGCAAGCGCGCAAAGAAAAGATTGCCAAGCAAAACGCGCTGCCATCCTGGATGTCCAACAGTACAGTCACCGGAGAGTCATTCTCGGCAACTGCTACACCAGGCACTACCACGActatcaagaaggaggccgctGCAAACTCATCACTTGCTGCTGCACCTGACACCAAGGCTACCACTCAGATTGATGATatctttgagaagctcaaagCAGAACAAGCTGCAGAACGGGCTCGGGAAGAGGACGAATTCGGatctgaggaagaagacgaggacgaagatgagtTTGAAGACGTGCCACCAACGGGTAACGTGTCCAGCCGGGACACTCCTGTCACGCCAGCAATCAAGCGAGAAGCGACTGCAGACGGAGACAACTCGGATGAGCGACAAGCGAAACGAGTCAAGGTTGAGCCTGAGCCAGTGGTcaaaaaggaagaagaggaagatgaggacagCGAAGAAGAGATTGAGTTTGAGGATGTATAA
- a CDS encoding Structural maintenance of chromosomes protein: MGKLIRLELFNFKSYKGHHTLLFGDSYFTSIIGPNGSGKSNSMDAISFVLGIKSSHLRSAHLKDLVYRGRVLKTAKINDDGSAQTNGDANGHADGDDKASRGDPKTAWVMAVYEDDAGEEQRWKRSITSQGASEYRINDRVVTAQQYNEALESENILIKARNFLVFQGDVEAIASQSPQDLTRLIEQISGSLEYKTDYEKTQAEAEQAAENQNYQLHKRRGINSEIKQFREQKKEADNFQKKTDDRDAAIVTHSLWKLYHFQKAIDDSFNAIQDHQQELKELRRNVESFEKRLEAARKEQASASRQVARIDKDIRAKQRSIEDKESSLVPIEEKIHESTQQVEGLQAQIAKVTKERDQQAEIVLKIQKDIENVEKAREVFENDYKEQMKKQGREVSDEDRREYNTLRAQVMSRSGPNQAKLENLERQRKADEVTVNSLKGKVDSIAASIEKIEAELTSIDERRTAAQTASKELSQEIDTKKKEFNQLQSERVRTSQKRTELEEKLEDVARKLREADDGRRQSAKDTRMKEMVSALKRMFPGVHGRIGQLVKPKQKKFDEAISVALGRDFDSVVVDTEKIGVECVQYLKEQRFPPMTFIPLDNIKVNAVNTAVKGFSGARLTIDTVEFDSVVERAVSYACGSSIVCDTLDIAKHICYDKKIPVKAVTLEGYIIHKAGLMTGGRGPESKNKRRFEEADVQNLQRMASKLKDEIERLPKADRRGTQEESLQIDLAGLERRLAAVKDELAAFNKNHASKKRELDNQKRQLRELEPKYQEQAAQLENTQRTCQEFRDAIAQVEDQVFADFCARLGYSDIRAYDASQGKLEQEVSEKRNQFEVQKQKLSRLLTWEQSRNNDTIARINRLQSVIRRVRNDAKTYVKEKDEIQNAMRDEQEELEALQETLEENKAELAEKNQKVSEAKVEVQKRSKDIDENLKEISALETILQKNSASKSALLRRCRLEQIRIPLEEGTLDDLPTEDDLLRQDPDAMDLDDEDEDMMDMAMATYGIAIDFDSLDEELKASDDASVEESLSDKIANLTSELEKLNPNMRAMQRLEDVETRLKLTEQEYEDSKTAAHEAKEAFNEVKQKRFELFNKAFTHIQEQISHVYKDLTRSEAYPLGGQAYLDIEEDTDMPYLSGIKYHAMPPLKRFRDMEHLSGGEKTMAALALLFAIHSYQPSPFFVLDEVDAALDNANVDKIKKYIQDHSGPGMQFIVISLKAGLFQDSDSLVGVYRDQEVNSSRTLTLDLRNYA, translated from the exons ATGGGCAAACTCATTCGTCTCGAGTTGTTCA ACTTCAAGTCCTACAAGGGCCACCATACCCTTCTTTTTGGCGATTCATACTTCACTTCCATCATCGGGCCCAATGGATCTGGGAAATCTAACTC TATGGACGCCATCTCCTTCGTCTTGGGCATCAAATCTTCCCACCTGCGCTCCGCCCACCTCAAGGATCTTGTCTACCGAGGGCGAGTTCTGAAAACTGCCAAGATCAACGACGATGGCTCGGCTCAGACCAATGGTGACGCAAACGGCCATGCTGATGGAGACGACAAGGCTTCCCGAGGTGACCCCAAGACCGCTTGGGTCATGGCCGTGTACGAGGACGATGCTGGCGAGGAGCAGAGGTGGAAGCGCTCAATCACCAGCCAGGGCGCCAGCGAATACCGCATCAACGACCGTGTCGTCACCGCTCAGCAGTACAACGAAGCCCTCGAGTCGGAAaacatcctcatcaaagCCCGGAActtcctcgtcttccagGGAGATGTTGAAGCGATTGCGTCACAGTCCCCTCAGGACCTCACACGCCTGATTGAGCAGATCTCAGGCAGTCTGGAGTACAAGACAGACTACGAGAAGACACAAGCTGAGGCGGAGCAGGCGGCTGAGAACCAAAACTATCAGCTTCACAAGCGACGTGGCATCAATTCCGAGATCAAGCAGTTCCGCGAACAGAAGAAAGAAGCCGACAACTTCCAGAAGAAAACAGATGATCGTGATGCTGCTATTGTCACGCACAGCCTGTGGAAGCTGTATCATTTCCAGAAGGCTATTGACGATTCATTTAACGCCATACAAGATCACCAACAAGAACTCAAGGAGCTGCGCCGCAACGTCGAATCTTTTGAGAAGCGTTTGGAGGCTGCCCGGAAGGAGCAGGCCTCGGCGAGTCGTCAGGTTGCTCGCATTGACAAGGATATCCGGGCCAAGCAGAGAAGTATTGAAGACAAGGAGAGCAGTCTTGTTCCGATCGAGGAAAAGATTCATGAATCAACACAACAAGTTGAGGGCCTACAGGCCCAAATTGCCAAGGTCACAAAAGAGCGCGACCAGCAGGCAGAGATCGTACTCAAGATCCAGAAGGATATTGAGAATGTGGAGAAAGCCCGAGAGGTCTTCGAGAACGACTACAAGGAGCAGATGAAGAAGCAAGGGCGAGAGGTCAGCGACGAGGACCGAAGGGAGTACAACACTCTTCGCGCCCAGGTCATGTCTCGCTCCGGCCCAAATCAAGCCAAGCTTGAGAATCTCGAGCGACAGCGAAAGGCAGATGAGGTTACGGTCAACAGCCTCAAGGGAAAAGTCGACAGTATTGCGGCAAGCATCGAGAAGATCGAAGCGGAGCTCACGAGCATCGACGAGAGGAGAACCGCAGCACAAACTGCCTCCAAGGAACTCTCGCAGGAAATTGataccaagaagaaggagttcAACCAACTTCAGTCAGAGCGTGTCAGAACCAGCCAAAAACGAaccgagctcgaggagaagcttgaggACGTGGCCCGGAAGCTCAGGGAGGCCGATGATGGCAGGCGGCAGAGCGCCAAAGACACCCggatgaaggagatggtgTCTGCTCTAAAGCGCATGTTCCCTGGTGTCCATGGCCGCATCGGCCAACTTGTCAAGCCGAAGCAGAAGAAGTTTGACGAAGCTATTTCTGTCGCCCTTGGAAGAGACTTTGACTCGGTTGTGGTCGACACAGAGAAGATCGGTGTCGAGTGCGTTCAGTATCTCAAGGAGCAGAGGTTCCCGCCAATGACCTTCATCCCCCTGGACAACATCAAGGTCAATGCTGTGAACACTGCAGTCAAGGGCTTTTCTGGAGCCCGGTTGACCATTGACACTGTCGAATTCGATTCGGTTGTTGAGCGAGCCGTGTCTTATGCATGCGGCAGCTCTATTGTGTGCGATACCCTCGACATCGCCAAGCACATCTGCTACGACAAAAAGATTCCGGTCAAGGCTGTTACGCTCGAGGGTTATATCATCCACAAAGCAGGTCTTATGACAGGTGGTCGTGGGCCTGAGTCAAAGAACAAGAGGCGCTTCGAGGAAGCTGATGTTCAGAACCTTCAACGGATGGCCTCCAAGCTCAAAGATGAGATTGAGCGGTTGCCAAAGGCTGACAGGCGTGGCACACAAGAAGAATCACTGCAAATCGATCTGGCTGGATTGGAGAGGCGCCTGGCAGCTGTCAAGGACGAGCTGGCTGCTTTCAACAAGAACCATGCAAGCAAGAAGCGTGAGTTGGATAACCAGAAGAGGCAGCTCAGGGAGCTGGAGCCTAAATACCAAGAGCAGGCGGCACAGCTGGAGAATACCCAGAGAACATGTCAGGAGTTTCGAGATGCTATCGCACAGGTTGAGGACCAGGTGTTCGCAGACTTTTGCGCGCGACTCGGTTACAGTGATATCCGTGCTTACGACGCTTCCCAAGGCAAGCTCGAGCAGGAGGTTTCGGAAAAGCGCAACCAGTTTGAGGTCCAGAAGCAGAAACTGTCGAGGCTATTGACTTGGGAACAGTCCCGTAACAACGACACAATCGCTCGGATTAACAGACTGCAAAGCGTCATTCGACGCGTCCGTAACGATGCCAAAACGTAtgtgaaggagaaggacgagaTTCAGAACGCGATGCGAGATGAGCAGGAAGAGTTGGAGGCTCTCCAGGAGACTCTTGAGGAGAACAAGGCCGAGCTTGCTGAGAAGAACCAGAAGGTGTccgaggccaaggtcgaggtgCAAAAACGCAGCAAGGACATCGATGAAAACCTGAAGGAGATCAGCGCGCTCGAAACGATCCTGCAAAAGAACAGTGCCAGCAAGTCAGCACTGCTCAGAAGATGTCGCCTGGAACAAATTCGCATACCCCTCGAGGAAGGTACCTTGGATGATCTGCCGACCGAAGACGATCTCCTTCGTCAAGATCCAGATGCTATGGATctagatgacgaggacgaggacatgATGGATATGGCAATGGCGACCTACGGAATTGCAATCGATTTTGACAGCCTCGACGAAGAGCTTAAAGCC TCGGACGACGCGAGTGTTGAAGAGAGTCTGTCAGACAAGATTGCAAATCTGACCTCcgagctggagaagctgaaTCCCAACATGCGAGCGATGCAGAGGTTGGAGGACGTGGAAACCAGACTCAAACTCACAGAACAAGAGTATGAGGACTCCAAAACGGCAGCacacgaggccaaggaggccttCAACGAAGTCAAGCAAAAGAGGTTTGAACTCTTCAACAAGGCCTTCACCCACATCCAGGAGCAAATATCGCACGTCTACAAGGATCTTACCCGATCAGAGGCATACCCCCTTGGTGGTCAGGCGTACCTGGACATTGAAGAGGATACGGATATGCCATACCTGTCGGGCATCAAGTATCATGCGATGCCACCGCTGAAGCGCTTCCGAGACATGGAACACTTGTCGGGAGGTGAGAAGACGATGGCTGCACTCGCGCTTCTCTTCGCTATCCATAGCTACCAGCCAAGTCCCTTCTTCGTCCTTGATGAGGTGGATGCCGCTTTGGATAACGCCAACgttgacaagatcaagaagtACATTCAGGACCATTCGGGACCTGGAATGCAGTTCATTGTCATCAGTCTCAAGGCTGGTCTCTTCCAAGACAGTGATAGTCTTGTGGGTGTATACCGCGATCAGGAGGTGAATAGTTCACGCACCCTTACTCTAGAT TTGAGAAATTACGCATGA
- a CDS encoding Glycerophosphocholine acyltransferase 1: MDDDTKAPSGASHGLKSDNISTDSDPVLTPGPEAPASPNSLPADSSLLDTPMLGATTPRSSLHSRNPSFSGSSSNHEDWDALPPLDRLTVLDLLDNFALPQQLEKLQKGISAQTDKVRRSREAIKSKTALARDRMVEEWRRRVPSADEQLDRYRKQMQRRVDKLGKRWNDTKVISAREKVSFIFGVMNIFVSGYLIGGFPEYFHLWYTVQLLYFMPIRFFTYHRRGYHYFLADLCYFVNFLLFLSIWVFPSSKRLFLAAYCLAFGNNAVAIIMWRNSLVFHSFDKVTSLFIHIMPCATLHCIVHLLSPETQRERFPAIWTVKTSPPGSPTAYANVVSMLAWSTIPYTIWQLSYYFFITVRRKEKIAAGRPTSFTWLRKSYSKTWIGKLVLARPERMQEACFMMIQYSYAVLTMLPCPLWFLSRWASTAFLIAVFTWSIYNGATYYIDVFGVRFQKELEAMKAEVIQWQNSPEHMPHSPPLGPRPEGSSAPNQIHKGATGFVSTSQIPSMNEVAREKDMLGDTSLPTDEAARPVSVDKIPLLDETRGSTSTGVDGECNDTTRERKSGETPTA, translated from the coding sequence ATGGATGACGATACCAAGGCACCTTCGGGTGCCTCCCACGGCCTCAAATCCGACAACATCTCGACTGATAGCGATCCCGTCCTTACCCCCGGGCCCGAAGCTCCTGCCTCTCCCAACTCTTTGCCCGCCGACTCTTCCCTACTTGATACACCAATGCTAGGGGCCACGACACCCAGAAGCTCGCTTCACTCGAGAAATCCATCCTTCTCTGGCAGCAGCTCTAACCATGAAGACTGGGACGCTCTGCCACCTCTCGATCGATTGACGGTCCTCGATCTACTCGACAACTTCGCGCTGCCCCAGcagcttgagaagctgcAAAAGGGCATCTCTGCTCAGACGGACAAAGTTAGACGATCGAGAGAGGCCATTAAGTCCAAGACAGCGCTCGCTCGTGATCGCATGGTTGAGGAATGGCGGCGCCGCGTTCCTTCGGCTGACGAACAGCTCGACCGATACCGCAAGCAGATGCAACGCCGTGTCGACAAGCTAGGGAAGCGTTGGAACGACACCAAGGTCATCAGCGCACGGGAAAAGGTGTCCTTCATCTTTGGCGTCATGAACATATTCGTCAGCGGATACCTCATCGGCGGGTTCCCAGAGTACTTCCACCTGTGGTACACGGTGCAACTGTTGTACTTTATGCCTATCCGCTTCTTCACTTATCATCGACGCGGTTACCACTACTTCCTGGCAGATCTATGCTACTTCGTCAACTTTctgctcttcctctccaTTTGGGTCTTCCCCAGTTCGAAGCGACTTTTCCTTGCCGCTTACTGCCTCGCATTTGGAAACAATGCAGTTGCTATCATCATGTGGCGCAACTCACTCGTCTTTCACAGCTTCGACAAGGTCACCTCACTCTTCATCCACATCATGCCTTGTGCAACTCTACATTGCATCGTCCACCTGCTGTCCCCGGAAACCCAGAGGGAGCGATTTCCGGCGATCTGGACCGTCAAAACTTCGCCTCCGGGATCACCCACTGCATATGCGAACGTTGTCTCCATGCTAGCTTGGAGCACGATTCCGTATACTATTTGGCAGCTTTCGTACTACTTCTTCATTACGGTCCGTCGGAAGGAAAAGATTGCGGCCGGTCGACCCACCTCGTTCACTTGGTTGCGAAAATCGTACTCCAAGACATGGATCGGGAAGTTAGTGCTGGCACGCCCTGAGCGCATGCAGGAAGCTTGTTTCATGATGATTCAGTACTCTTACGCTGTTCTCACCATGCTTCCTTGCCCTCTTTGGTTCTTGAGCCGCTGGGCCTCCACCGCGTTCCTCATCGCGGTCTTTACATGGAGCATCTACAACGGCGCCACATACTACATTGACGTATTTGGTGTTCGGTTCCAGAAGGAATTGGAGGCTATGAAGGCGGAGGTGATCCAATGGCAGAACTCGCCAGAACACATGCCACACTCGCCTCCTTTGGGGCCTCGGCCGGAAGGATCCTCCGCTCCTAATCAGATTCACAAAGGAGCGACTGGTTTCGTGTCTACCAGCCAGATCCCATCGATGAACGAAGTAGCCCGCGAGAAGGACATGTTGGGCGACACCTCCCTACCCACAGATGAAGCCGCTCGGCCGGTGAGTGTGGATAAGATCCCTCTTCTCGATGAGACAAGGGGCTCTACCAGTACTGGAGTTGACGGCGAGTGCAACGACACGACTCGGGAGAGGAAGTCGGGTGAGACACCCACTGCTTGA
- a CDS encoding ANAPC4-WD40 domain-containing protein: protein MAALPGAAGITASSHHRSKRAMDESKSHAAAPRASTPPPRSDRGRLEPRQTLDNGSNRSLRSNARKSDATRASPFDVDAVDNALLREFQRPQRESTPGASPHRKRQRINGDRFIPTRSGQDLQASFSLLHEDGSPATPSKQKKRTPHGELHFQKTEEANRTFSHLLRAELFENSVPQAATPALSPNQALPTTSHIPANDGTRAHTPPTNATAPSLPSSSLTPSTPHKNLFSYMSPRHHSNVAGHPTPSKTPQSRHGPNLDTRAEIYSLSPVRFGSQQMLLSPRRQPRAVSKVPYKVLDAPELADDFYLNLVDWGSANILGVGLGSSVYMWNAQTSKVNKLCTLEDDTVTSVSWIQKGTHLAIGTGKGLVQIWDAEKARRLRTMTGHTARVGSLAWNTHILTSGSRDRLIYHRDVRAPDQWLRKLVGHKQEVCGLKWNCEDGQLASGGNDNKLMVWDKLSETPLWKFSDHTAAVKAISWSPHQRGLLASGGGTADRRIIFHDTVKGSVINEIDTGSQVCNIAWSKNSNEIVSTHGYSQNQIVVWKYPSMTQVASLTGHTYRVLYLAMSPDGRTIVTGAGDETLRFWSTFGRRPGTREDGDNGGRLADWAVIR from the exons ATGGCGGCACTTCCTGGAGCCGCCGGCATCACTGCCTCGAGTCATCATCGCTCTAAGCGAGCCATGGACGAATCCAAAAGCCATGCCGCCGCTCCTCGCGCATCtactcctcctccccgcTCAGATCGCGGTCGCTTGGAGCCCAGACAGACCCTCGACAATGGATCCAATCGTTCTCTTCGCAGCAACGCAAGGAAAAGCGATGCCACCCGTGCGAGCCCGTTCGATGTCGACGCCGTCGACAACGCTTTGTTACGCGAGTTTCAACGACCACAGCGAGAGAGCACACCAGGTGCCAGTCCTCATCGTAAGCGACAGCGGATAAACGGCGATCG ATTCATCCCGACTCGTTCCGGCCAAGACCTGCAAGCTAGCTTCAGTCTTCTCCATGAGGATGGATCACCTGCTACCCCTTCGAAACAAAAGAAGCGTACTCCTCACGGTGAACTGCACTTCCAAAAGA CGGAGGAGGCAAACCGCACTTTCTCACACCTGCTTCGTGCTGAGCTCTTTGAGAACTCAGTACCCCAAGCAGCAACCCCAGCTCTCTCCCCGAACCAAGCTCTCCCCACAACCTCTCACATCCCCGCCAACGATGGCACTCGGGCTCACACACCTCCCACTAATGCAACTGCGCCTTCAttgccgtcttcttctttaacGCCATCAACACCCCACAAGAATCTCTTCTCATACATGTCACCACGCCACCACAGCAACGTCGCTGGACACCCGACTCCCTCGAAGACACCACAAAGCCGCCACGGCCCCAATTTGGATACTCGAGCTGAGATATACAGCCTATCGCCAGTACGATTTGGCAGCCAGCAGATGCTGCTCAGCCCTAGGCGCCAGCCAAGGGCTGTTAGCAAAGTGCCCTACAAGGTCCTTGACGCCCCCGAACTGGCCGATGATTTCTATCTGAACTTGGTGGATTGGGGGAGTGCAAACATTCTTGGTGTCGGCCTGGGTTCCAGTGTTTACATGTGGAACGCGCAAACCAGCAAGGTAAACAAACTTTGCACGTTGGAGGACGACACCGTGACAAGCGTGTCATGGATACAAAAAGGCACACACCTTGCTATAGGGACTGGCAAGGGCCTAGTGCAGATCTGGGATGCGGAAAAGGCACGAAGACTACGAACGATGACTGGTCACACAGCGCGTGTGGGATCCTTGGCCTGGAACACTCACATTCTTACCTCTGGATCCCGCGATCGACTCATCTATCACCGCGACGTGCGAGCTCCTGATCAGTGGCTGAGGAAACTCGTTGGCCATAAACAAGAAGTTTGTGGCCTCAAGTGGAATTGCGAGGATGGGCAGCTGGCGAGTGGTGGTAACGACAACAAGCTCATGGTCTGGGATAAGCTCTCAGAAACTCCGCTTTGGAAGTTTTCGGACCACACCGCAGCCGTCAAGGCTATCTCATGGTCTCCTCACCAGCGCGGCTTGCTCGCGTCTGGAGGTGGTACTGCTGATCGCCGTATCATCTTCCACGACACCGTCAAAGGATCAGTCATCAACGAGATTGACACAGGTAGCCAAGTCTGCAATATTGCTTGGTCAAAGAACTCCAACGAAATCGTCTCGACTCACGGCTACAGCCAGAACCAGATCGTTGTCTGGAAGTATCCTTCCATGACCCAGGTGGCCAGTCTGACAGGACACACCTATCGAGTGCTGTACCTGGCTATGAGCCCGGATGGCCGAACGATTGTGACAGGAGCTGGAGACGAGACTTTGAGATTCTGGTCGACATTTGGTCGGCGGCCAGGAACTCGAGAGGATGGTGACAACGGAGGTCGACTTGCTGACTGGGCTGTTATTCGATGA
- a CDS encoding RRM domain-containing protein, with product MATTAMDYEAANGDRYEDEAPRYERDNRSASPRPRDDNEGSRRRSASPGGHGDSNMKDVSAPRDDDDGAVNPGSNLFVTGIHPKLTEAEVSKMFEKYGDVEKCQIMRDPHTKESRGFGFVKMVTSEQAEAAKEGLQGEQIEGRTLSIEKARRARPRTPTPGKYFGPPKREPRPRYDDRRRGGYGGGGGYGRDDQYRYRGYERNYERRYEDRGGNYGGRDYDRGYREERRYEDRAGGYGGRDYDRGYDRRDRDDGYGRDRYAGREDRDRYGPRGAPGGSSGGYERERYDRQGDRDAPRTRDPAAGAGAAGYSESASRSETRDAYGGAPDRNIQ from the exons ATGGCTACCACCGCTATGGACTACGAGGCTGCTAATGGCGATCGATACGAAG ATGAGGCACCTCGCTACGAGCGCGACAACCGAAGCGCTTCGCCCCGTCCCCGTGACGACAACGAGGGAAGCCGCCGTCGCTCTGCATCGCCCGGCGGCCATGGCGACAG CAACATGAAGGATGTTTCCGCTCCccgagacgatgatgatggtgctgTAAACCCTGGCTCTAATCTCTTCGTTACCGGCATCCACCCTAAGCtcaccgaggccgaggtcTCCAAGATGTTTGAGAAGTACGGCGATGTTGAGAAGTGCCAGATCATGCGCGACCCTCACACCAAGGAATCCCGTGGCTTCGGATTCGTCAAGATGGTCACCTCCGAGCaggccgaggctgccaaggaagGCCTTCAGGGCGAGCAGATCGAGGGCCGAACATTGAGCATCGAGAAGGCCCGTCGAGCTCGTCCTCGCACCCCGACTCCCGGCAAGTACTTTGGTCCACCCAAGCGAG AGCCCCGTCCCCGATACGACGACCGCCGACGTGGTGGCTacggtggcggcggcggctacGGCCGCGACGACCAGTACCGCTACCGTGGTTACGAGCGCAACTACGAGCGACGATACGAAGACCGTGGCGGCAACTACGGCGGCCGCGACTATGACCGTGGCTACCGTGAAGAGCGACGCTACGAAGACCGTGCCGGTGGCTATGGCGGCCGTGACTACGACCGCGGCTATGACCGCCGCGACCGCGATGATGGCTATGGCCGGGACCGATATGCCGGCCGCGAGGATCGGGATCGTTACGGCCCCCGTGGAGCTCCTGGCGGCTCCTCAGGTGGTTACGAACGTGAGCGATACGACCGCCAAGGCGACCGCGACGCCCCCCGAACTCGAGACCCAGCTGCCGGCGCTGGTGCTGCCGGGTACAGCGAGTCTGCCTCTCGTTCCGAGACGCGCGACGCCTACGGAG GCGCCCCCGACCGCAACATCCAGTGA